A stretch of Papaver somniferum cultivar HN1 unplaced genomic scaffold, ASM357369v1 unplaced-scaffold_13208, whole genome shotgun sequence DNA encodes these proteins:
- the LOC113333426 gene encoding uncharacterized protein LOC113333426 has product MAWFALNFMGKFAFGTHIQKNTNKYQQPQLSLLQLWQVVYKCHMGLVSEARIYTLRSNSWKSLGFIQYDFSWDRNRGHLVNGVLYWIAVARHSESKASCVTVSFDICNETFRDTSLPVNCWINHGMSELGTWEGKLCLVLKHKKDDAAVWTMKDHRWSKHMNITEDIADMIYGRPIQIFQNGEILFESYLWKEQKVGLMSYDPKLKRARVLKISNLPKLCDIEPFMGTLVSLNSGDFLGQEHLEEE; this is encoded by the coding sequence ATGGCTTGGTTTGCATTGAACTTTATGGGAAAATTTGCATTTGGAACCCATATACAAAAGAATACAAACAAGTACCAGCAACCCCAATTGAGTCTCCTTCAGCTGTGGCAAGTTGTATACAAATGTCATATGGGTTTGGTTTCTGAAGCTAGAATTTATACGTTAAGATCGAATTCATGGAAAAGCCTCGGATTTATTCAGTATGATTTTTCTTGGGACAGAAATCGCGGTCATCTTGTTAATGGTGTTCTTTATTGGATTGCAGTTGCTCGCCATTCTGAATCCAAAGCCTCTTGCGTGACAGTGTCCTTCGATATCTGTAATGAGACCTTTCGTGACACATCATTACCTGTCAACTGTTGGATTAACCATGGCATGTCAGAATTAGGTACATGGGAAGGAAAACTCTGCCTTGTTCTTAAGCATAAGAAGGATGATGCTGCTGTGTGGACGATGAAGGATCACAGATGGAGTAAGCATATGAACATTACAGAAGATATAGCAGATATGATTTACGGAAGGCCAATTCAGATTTTCCAGAATGGTGAAATCCTTTTTGAGAGTTATCTATGGAAAGAGCAGAAAGTTGGTTTGATGTCATATGACCCAAAGCTCAAAAGAGCTAGAGTCCTAAAGATATCTAATCTTCCGAAGCTCTGTGATATAGAACCTTTTATGGGGACTCTGGTTTCACTAAACTCAG